In Monodelphis domestica isolate mMonDom1 chromosome 1, mMonDom1.pri, whole genome shotgun sequence, the sequence gggagttgtgaactgattcagtcattctggagagtaatttggacctGTACACAAAAGGCAGtacattccctttgacccagcaacactATTACTAGGTTTGAatcacaaagagattaaaaaggggggagaaggaagaaggatgtgaatgtataaaaatatttaaagtagctctttGGGTGGGAGGCAGGGATTTGAATAGTGAGAGAACActcatcaattgggtaatggctaagTAAGTAATAGTGTATCATTataatagaatgctattgtgctaagaAATGACAGGGAGGAggatctcagaaaaacctggaaaaacttaaatgaactgaagcagaatgaaataaggagAAGCAGTTaaatattatacacagtgacaggaattcTGTACAATGAAGAACTGTGAATAAcagttattctcagtaatacagtgATTAAAACTATTTCAAAAGtcacatgataaaaaaaagtcatctacttgcagagaaaaagaactgatagagtgtGAATCTAAACCAAAGcaaatttttaaactttcttccacaaaagaattaatatggaaaaatgttttacatgattacacatgtgaAATTAATATGAGATGGGTTTCCATTTTGGGTGGGGAGGACAAAATGGAAGAGGGAGATAGTCATTGAAAAACGTTAGAAACTGTTTTTACTTGTAATTTGGgggcattaaattaaaaaaatttttttaaagaagggaagggaaagattgaTGCTTCTCCTCAATTAACAAAAGCAAACCACTTACATATTCTAAAAACAGTAACATGCATTTTTGACAAAGTCTATACATGTTCTATTCTGAGAATTTCAAGACAATCAGGGAATTTGGTTCCTGAAAATTAATTGGCTCCTAAGGGAAGGAAAAAGCTTAATATAATAGATATGGTCAAGGTTGTAGGCTTTCTGGGTGAATCTCAATCTTCCCCAAGGCTattttgctctagccttttactcTTCAATAACAAGTCTTAACCCTATGGCACACATTTCAGTGGCccttaagacaatcattaaattCTTTACCATTATTCTCCTTGACTATCACTTGTGTAGGAGATCATATGCACTAAGGTGCTGTTTGCCCCTTAATGCACACCCCAGGACTTCTGCAGTGGTGCCTCCACTACCTGGAACTGAGACATAAAACATAGAAGGTCATAGGTGAGGTTCTAAGGTTTGtctcctgtctctgcctctccacTCTATGACAGTGAACAAACAATGATAAGAGATTATGTAAAATTTATTGAATATGAAAAAGCTAATCTTTtctatttaggaaaaaaataaggaacaGGAATATATAGATTCAGCAAATCTTATTTCACTTAGATGTCTGTTAGGATAATTATTCAATCCTTTATTGAAATCTCAATTTTAGGGTCCAGAAAgtatctaaaaaagaaaaataataagactTAGGATTCTAAAGCAATAAAGTCCTAACCCTTATTTAGATCAACTAACTTCATGGAAGAACAATGGACAAGTCACTCCCTCAGGGGAGTCCATGCAGATGCTCAAAGGCCATCCATTGGTAAGTAACACTACAAGATATTTCATAAATTAATCTCTAATAGGAATACTTCTCATTGGTATTTTTCCCCATGCCTTTTTCCCCCACTTTGTTATTCTACATCATGCTTCCATTTATTAGCCTTACTGAGTTAAAAGTTCCTACAACCTGCCTGTTCTATTTATCTGGGCTAGCACTCCCAGAGACTAAAAGGAAAGCCTGGAAAGTGGCAAAATTTGAGAGCCCCTGAAAATCTCTGTTACCCAAAATGATCCTTTAACAGACACTGGGTTCTGAAATTTCTGGGAGATCACTGGATACACTGAAATCACTGCTTAGAGataataattttatgtaatccAAGAGAATCATCACACTGCCATGTGGTATAGCGAAAAGaatactaggcttggagtcagaagatgtgaGCTAATTCAAAATTTGATACTATTTATGTGACCTGAGTCAGATTGCTTTATCTCTCTCAACCTTATTTTCCTTAAAAGTAAAATGTATTGACTCCCTCTTGGGGAGTTCTGACGAAAAATCATTATAAAGTTTAAACGCCTATGCAAGTAaggatttttacattttaacaCTAACAGAAATTCTTAGCCACAGAACTCTAGCTATCCCTTATTACTGGAATACTTTTCTTGCTGCACCCTAACTACTTTCTTCTCaaattccttcaagtctcaatcaaaatctcttctttttctgggagccttccccattccctcttaattctagttctttccttctcattattatttcctattttaccAGGATATAGATTGATTTGCATACAAATATGTATGTGgacatatacacatgtgcattatatatgtatatatatatcattatataaatatgtatatatatatatatgtttgcatcTTTTGTCCCCCATTAGATTAGATTATAAGTCTTGTGAAGGCAAGAAaagtctttcactttttttttttagtcctccCTGTTCAGCATGATGCCTTTcacataggaggtacttaatgaaagttgattgattgatgaattgAGATGGGTCTGAAGAAGTCACATACCTCTTTCCAGTAACTATAGTTATCAAATAACAGGCACTGTTCATTCATTTCACACTGGACCCTTTGACATTATTGTTTGGACAGTCTCCTATATAAAATTAGGGGCCCAATAAATGTAGGAAATATCCTTGAAATAATTATCTTTGAATTGTTATAAGAAACCATTCTACACCTTGCTGAACTCTCCCTGATTTAAAATCCTATACCTCTTACTTTCTCTACTATACATATACCACTTGTTATATTCAGGATGTTTCCAACAAACCATACATGTGTCCCTTTCAAAGTGATCTATTCATATGTTGCAGATTTCTCACCCTTTCAGTATTCCTCTCCCCATATTTACTGCTGATTTAGTTCATTGAAATTCTGCTGCTTTCAAAGCACTCTAATTATTTCTGAGTCAATCCAGCCTAAGTCTCAAGTGACTATAGTGGTAAAGGAAAACAATCAggtaatgaaatattatcaaCATCCATTATCACTAGTCCTTCATCTTTCTTGAACCTGCTCTGTCACTGACTCCTCTTACCCCCACCATACTCATCCCTAACTCTGTAAAATCATGCTCCACTAAGAGGCAAAACCTGAGACTAATAAAACTTAAGTGGCAAGGTGGTGTCCACCTATTAAGTGTCAGAACCATGATCTGAACTTGAGTTTTCCTCATTCAACATCCATTATTCTATGTACTGTGCCACCTTTCTCAGAAAGAGTACAACCTATTGCTTGTTAGAAAGTTAGGAAAGATTGTAATTCTGGTCATCTTTCTAAAGTGTTTATGTCCTAACAGTCACAATACTGTTAACTCCAAGGCTGAGGAAGGGGATTGTATCTTAGATTGTCTGGTATCTCCTTTCAAAGTCTCAATCAGGATGCATTACACATAATACATCTtcaaaaattacttattttttaaactttattatccttaaaaataaatttctatgtaAAGGTGACATTCACATGAACATTGAGGTTTACTGGAATGAATATGTTTCCTCATTTGAGTTCATCAAGAATCTTGAGAAACATATTGAAttattgaatgaaagaatgaatcaaAAATTTGTTAAGTGATTACTATATCATAAAAACTAAGCTAATTTgtggggataaaaatagaaaattaagacaactctgcaCTCAAGGAGCACACGTTCAAATAGGAAAGACAACACGTGAAGAAGAGAATAAATTACCTGACTTTAAAGAGGTAAGAAGTAAAGTTAAGAgagtttaaattatttcttttcttgtctGATTGAAAATAAAAGATCATTCCTAAAGCACTTAAAtgttaacaaaattataaagcatatatatgtaacacacacacacacacacacacacacacacacacacacacacacacacatatatatatagacacaatctaatttgatcctcacaacaaaactGTGAGTCAGAAAGAACAGGCATAGTTATCCCATTTTGACACTTGTGGTGTAGAAAATTTGAATTACTTTCTCATGGTGTTTTAGaaggaaagcttcatggaaaGAATGGGATGTAAAGTGAATATTAAAATAGCAAGCAGAGATTATTACTCACTTTATGTAGAAAATAATGTGAGCAAAAGCACAGATATGGGACAAGAGAGTAATTATATGACAACAGAGAGTAATTTACTTTGACTAGTGTCTTCCCCCACAAGAGGAGGAGATCCATGATATCAGAGactgtttttatatttctttgaataCTCAATGCTCAGTACATAATTAGCACCTAATAAATGTAGTTGATGATTATGATGAGGTCAGACACTAGAGCCAGATTGTTGAAAGCTGTTTATTTCAGTTATTAGCTAATTGACCATTTGGAATCAAGGGAAGTTCTTTTATGTGCAATTCTATATTCACGTTAACAAATTATAGAATCAGATAATTGTAGAATTGgagtatatttaaatatttcttaaaatgagaaaaattgagaaataagGAGTAAAAGTATCCTGTGTCATGTTTCCTTCTGTCCTCTCCACAGATTCAGTTCCATTGAACATGTCAGGAGGAAACAGAGTGACTGAGTTCATCCTCCTGAGCTTCCCCTGccccagagagatgcaaatcctcCTCTTTGGTGTGTTTTCTCTGACATATGTACTAACCCTTATGGGGAATGGGTCTATCATCTGGGCAGTAAGATTGGATCATCAACTCCACACCCCCATGTATATTCTTCTAgcccacttttccttcttggagATCTGCTATGTTAATACCACAGTTCCCAACATGTTAGCCAATTTCCTCTCTGAAACCAAGACCATCTCCTTCACTGCCTGCTTCCTCCagttctactttttcttttctacagGTATCACTGAGCCATTCTTTCTATCCCTCATGGCTTTTGACAGATACTTGGCCATTTGTCAGCCTCTGCACTACCCCACCATCATGACTGGACATTTCTGTATCAAACTAGTGCTCTTCTGCTGGGTTACAggtttcctttgttttcccctCCCTATTTATTTCATGACTCAATTGCCTTTCTGTGGCCCAAATGTCATTGATCACTTTATCTGTGATCCAGGTCCCCTGCTGGCTTTGACATGTGTCCATTCTCCAAAACTTgagctttctttttctattataccATCTCTTGCCATCTTCCTTACTTTTCCTTTCATCCTTGGATCATATGCTCTGGTCTTCAGAGCAGTCTTACAAGTCCCTTCAGCAGCTGGCAGAAAGAAGGCTTTCTCTACTTGTGGGTCCCACCTGACTgtggtctctctcttttttggaaCAGTCTTGGTCATGTACATCACCCCAACATCAGGACACATAACCACAACTCAAAAGATTGTCACATTGTTTTATTCAGTGTTTACCCCACTCGTGAATCCCCTAATCTATAGCCTCAGAAACAAAGAGATGAAGACTGCCCTAAAAAAAGTACAACTGGCCATGaaaattcttccaaataaatGGGATAGTGTCAGTAAACCTGCTTTAAAGTCTTAAACTTCCTTCTTCTCTTGCCCTTAATCACTTCCTAATTAAATGAAGCCTCTTTTCTACATCTTTATCTGTATCCCCAAGACTCTATCTACTCCCTGAAAATATCCTCTGCCTCATCAGGGAAAAAATAAGCCAGACTATCACTCAAAATCAGATTCACATGATTGTTCTCTTACAGCTGGCATCATTGGCCTTACATATATGCCTGACAGGACAAAAGCACAgtgaagagaagttaaatgactttcccattgaatgaatgaatgccagTTATGAAGGTCAGAAGAGTCAAAATTTCTTTCCAGTGTAAACTCAGGCAATTCACAACCTCTCTGtccattagtttcctcatctgtcatttAAAGGACTTGGAATACATCTTGTGATCATAAATTTAGAttaggaagggacctcagggataATTCCAAAAACCTCATTTtgtaaatggagaaactgagacccaacaAGACTACATGATTTCCCCATGATTGCCTAGACCAGAATTTATTCTATTCCACATACAATGTTGTCTCtaatctctaaattcccttccaaatcTCAGTTTATCATCCTTTGAGATTCAAACTTTACCAACTAATCTGAAATCTACTTGTACCTTAAATTGGGCTTAGTCTTCCTGAATTCTTGACTGTGTATCTTTTCTGATTATCCAGTATCCTCATGCTCTTTGATGCTAGTTTCAGGAACTTATATTTCTTTGCTTCTATTCAATACATGCCCACTGCCCAAGATGTACTCCTCCATTCCATGATAATTTGACAATATGTGAAATTATGTTAAAGAGGGTGATTATTCCACAAGAACAATTTTTTAATTACCATGTGATAAGCAATATGGAAAAAGTCAGCAGCCTGAAGGGAATGATTCCTCATTAGGATTCAAAGCCAAATTCAGAATATGGCCAACAATACAAATTTAATCTCTAATGTTTGGTAACAGAGGGGATTTATTCCATTGTGGGATAATATGATGTAAGGATGTGATAGGACAACTGTGTTCAGAACAACTGAGGTCATGGTCCCACTATAATCTGTACTTGTCAAACCTCCATCTGGATTATTGAACTCAGATCTGGGTTCTACAATTTAGGAATGATACTTTTAAGCTAGAGTATACTCAAGATGGGAAGGCATTTTGAGGTAATAATGTAAGAATAAGTTGAAAGACTGGAGATGTTAATATCTGGGGAACAGAGTATAATATCTGAAAAACATAGGAGAGGGGGCAGTTAGTTAACTCAATGGATTAAGACCCAGGCCTAaaaaggggaggtcctgggttcaaatcagacctcagacactttttagttatttaacctggacaagtcacttaatccctatttcttagcccttaccatatttctgccttggaaccaatatacagtattgattctaagatagaaggcaaggggttttttttaatataagaaaatcctaattttcttttgattcttaAAGCATGATAATATTGAAGAGGGATTAAACTTGTTCTATGTGGTTCCAGAGAGTGGAACGTGAAGCAATAAGTAAACAGTGCTAACTTTATACTTggagaggaaattttttttcctcaaaattccAACTCCCAAAATTAGAATGGGCTATATAGGAAAGTAGTGGTTTCAACCTACTACAGGTTCTTTaaacaaaagttaaataaataaaaaagtcattACAGACCTCTTTCCAGATGAAAAAGTGCCTTATTTACTTCATTTGTGTCTGGCTGTTCAACCAATCCTAACTTGACTTAACTATGCAATCATCAAATCAAATTTACCTATTTTATCAAAAATAATCTGACATTTTGCCAGATGTTTGGCTAATGACATCATTATTCTAATATGCCAATTTAgtcatttattcttttatatattttctccagATTGCATgtcaattaattataatattaataatgttttctcctttcccatttcttcatCATCCCCAAGAAATGAGGTATTATTTTAtaggttgtacaaatattatcatataatacatatttacatgatataaaacaagacatatattggtAACAttagagaaaaactcatggagaaaataaaatgaggactAGTATGTTTCAAAATATGTTCACACTCTTCCTCATCCTTCTATGACAATGAGTATCATTTTTGCCATGACTCCTTGGgatttttctggatcattgccTTTTGATAATATGTAAATTGGTCATtgttaaattaccaaaaaatattttattaaactataaaaataatgaatttcatttagaaaaacaaaaggtcaagtaaataatgaaaaaatgttaagaaggaaggtctagcagtaccagattttgaactatattataaagtagtaattattaAAACCCTCTAgtactgcctaagaaatagaaaagcaagtGTAGTCAAGAGAAATGGTCAAAAGCAGAGGAAAATATGAGACTTAATGAAGATGGACCCAGGAGAGGCAGATGGAACATTCATGACCCAGTTGGGAATTCCATGGAATTCAAAGGAAGACAAAACTGTTGGCCAGAGCTGAGTCTggtcattcactcactcactctctcaccAGAGACTCTGACAAGAGCTAGGGAGGAGAGTTGCCTTTCTAATAACCCTTCTACCTGGCTGTGCTGAAGAAAAGTGTTTTTGCCCTGTTACTGAAGATCACCCTGGATCACCATTTCACTCTTGAAAGACAATTTGATCCCACCATCTAAAAGTATCCATTAGGAAGCAGTCATCAGGGTTTCCTTGGTCCCTCCACCCTCTACTCCCTCTCTCcatatctttcttttcccaagaaATAAATTAGCCATTTTAGTTTACAGAAGATTGTCTCTAAATTTTGTAATAGAAGGAAGGATTTCAAAATCCAAGAAGAAAGTTGGGAAGGGTTGACTCACTTGTGGTCAGTCTCAGACTCCATTAAGGTTGTCTAGCCtcagtgaaggaaggaggaagtggCTACATGGTAATCAGTCCCCTCCAGCAGCTGGTTTTCTGTTCCTAGCATTTTAAAGCCTCCTGCTTCTATCTCACTATTACACAGGTGAATGGATAagaatagacatacaacaaacagttaGCAAAGATGACAGTAACCTTCTATTTGACAAAGTTAAAGATCCAGGTTTGGGAAATAAGAATTCACAGTTTATTAAATCCccctttgtttttttccaaacctattccttctatcttggaatcaatactgtatattggttccaagcaaaAGAGTAGAAATGGCTAGGTAGGAGAGTTGTGACATTGACTGAAtatctttttattaaataatagtagcTCAGAGAGGTTATGAGATTTGGCTGAGGTCTCACAGCAAGTCTcagaattattaaaattaaaatgtggataagttatttaagatttttctctaattatgatTTTAGAATCTAATTTTGAAATCCTATCTACACATCAATGCTATTTCAAATAGAATATGAAAGGTGCCATGGGCTATTATTAACTTATAGAGATTTTGGCATTATCCtctaaagtaataaaaatggTGGAAAATGGAAGGGATTTAGGGGAAacaataatgagttcagttttagacatgtttaGTTTTAAATTTCTATTGGCTTCCTAGGTAGAGATGTTTGAATGATAATCAATGTTGTTGAGACTGGAAATCAACAGGGAGATTAGGTTGTGAGAGGTAGATTTGAGATTCATAACTATAGAAATAGTAATTAAATTATTGGGAGCTGATAATATCATcaaagtgaagtagtatagaggggaaagggagaccAAGGGCACAGCACTGTCTTATACTTACTGTAAGAGAAAAGGAATGATCTGTCTGAGGATCCtgcaaaagagaatgagaatgagaaataaGATATACAGAAGGAAAACTGGGAGAGAGTACTGTAATGATAaaccagaaagaaaagaatatccagGAGGAGAAAGTGATCCACATTGTGGTCAAGGATTGAAGACAAAAAagtagataatatttgaaaaaaaggcAGTGGATTTAATAACAAAGAAACTATTGGTAAATTTGAAGTGAGCAATTTTGATGTCAGAAGCCTATTAGGAGTTAATAATAGGAGGGAGAGTAGAAAAAGTGTAGGTGTCTAGTATAGAAGACCTTTTTAAGTAGTTAAGCCACAAAGGtcagaagagatataggatgatagatGGAAAGATGAAATAAACAGCTTTTTTCAGGATAGAGGAAAATGCTTATAGGCAGTAGAGAGtcagtagacagggagagattgaaaataagcaatagattatgaaaattattagcatataattgggtataagagagctcctaataattactttaatttcctcttcatttgctAGTGAATTCATCCTTCTCATTTTAATactactaaatttatttttttctctttttttacataAATTAACCAGTGATTTAGCTATTATATTGGGATTTTCATAAAACTAGTTTTTAGCTTCAATTATTAGTTTAATTACTtccttacttttaattttatta encodes:
- the LOC100616772 gene encoding olfactory receptor 11G2-like — protein: MSGGNRVTEFILLSFPCPREMQILLFGVFSLTYVLTLMGNGSIIWAVRLDHQLHTPMYILLAHFSFLEICYVNTTVPNMLANFLSETKTISFTACFLQFYFFFSTGITEPFFLSLMAFDRYLAICQPLHYPTIMTGHFCIKLVLFCWVTGFLCFPLPIYFMTQLPFCGPNVIDHFICDPGPLLALTCVHSPKLELSFSIIPSLAIFLTFPFILGSYALVFRAVLQVPSAAGRKKAFSTCGSHLTVVSLFFGTVLVMYITPTSGHITTTQKIVTLFYSVFTPLVNPLIYSLRNKEMKTALKKVQLAMKILPNKWDSVSKPALKS